From the genome of Prunus persica cultivar Lovell chromosome G8, Prunus_persica_NCBIv2, whole genome shotgun sequence:
TGATCTGGTTCATTTATAAGTTTTGTTGCGCCAATGTTGCAATGTGGAAACTAAACTTATTGCAAATCTAATTGGTTTGTCTTGATTTAGTGTGAATGGTCTATTGATTTGGATCTTGTAGCCTTGTTGATTGGTTCGGGTTCTGGGGTATTAGCAATGTCAATTCTCTGAGTTTTATAGTAATTAGCTGCTTAGTAAGGCTGTATCTTTTGTGATGTTGTTCACAGCAGAGTACTCTCCGTTTCTGGGGATCGAGAAGGGTGCTGTTCTTCAGGAAGCCAGGGTTTTCAATGATCCTCAGCTAGACTCTAGAAGATGCTCTCAGGTTATTGCTTTGCACCACCGAAGTATCCATCTAATCACATTTTCTCTGTCGTCTTATTTGCTCTGCAGAAATTGACGTTGGGTAATTTGCATTGTTTCGCATTTTCAGGTCATTACGAAGCTTCTGTATCTACTGAACCAGGGAGAAACCTTTACAAAGGTCAATTTCCTTCTGTACTGAATGGTTCTGTTGCTTCCTTGAATCAGTGTCTTATGCGTCAATTTTGTTGATCTACTTGAAGCACTGTTATTGCATTATTGCTCATCAATTGATTCATTTTATTTGGAATTAAACTGATAGGTTGAAGCTACGGAAGTTTTCTTTTCCGTGACTAAGCTTTTCCAATCGAGAGATATAGGATTGAGGAGAATGGTTTATCTGATCATAAAAGAGCTCTCTCCCTCTGCGGATGAGGTGACATAACTTGATATGATTTGATTTCCTCAATATATTTGCATGCACAAAGATTGGGACTGACTTCAGATATTTTTCCGATGACAAGGTTATTATTGTGACAAGCTCCCTGATGAAGGATATGAATAGTAAAACTGATATGTATCGGGCAAATGCCATCCGTGTGCTGTGTCGGATTACAGATGGAACCCTTCTGACCCAGATTGAGCGGTATTTAAAACAAGCCATTGTCGACAAGAATCCAGTGGTTGCAAGTGCAGCTCTAGTTAGTGGGATCCATCTACTCCAGGTACTGTTTCTGTTATCCCCAGTTGCAGGATTTAGTTGTTTGCTGAATTTGCATCTTACGTTCCTCTTTTGACAGACTAACCCAGAGATTGTCAAAAGGTGGAGTAATGAGGTTCAGGAAGCTGTCCAGTCAAGAGCTGCCCTCGTACAGTTCCATGCACTGGCTTTGCTCCATCAGGTATGTGTGATTGGTTtggttgggtttttgtttttgttttgaaagtaTAGAGTAATTTCTTAGTCTGATATCCTCCCTATGGTTAATTTTCCAAAATAGCTAACTAATTATTTGCATTCATAGACATATGTTGGGTTCATGTGAGCAAGTGCAACAAGCAGGCTAGGTGTGAAGTGTGTGTAATCATTTTCTATTTGCATAGCCATAGTTTAGCTTTTTAACTCTTTGCCATGGACCTTAGTTTCCTTGTTTTGGTACTTATGCCATGTAGTTGATTCTGGTAGAGGAACAGtcatttttaaagtttttaaacGGAATATAAAGAAAGATTCTTCATCTACCCAACGGCTATCCTTAGATAAGATTATATCGATCATGTTTAGAATTGAAAGGTTTTGAGGAGATTGTACCTTTGAAACTGCAGATACGACAGAATGACCGTCTTGCTGTTAGCAAGTTGGTTACCAGCTTGACAAGGGGGACTGTCCGTTCACCATTGGCCCAATGTCTATTGATCCGATATACTAGTCAGGTGCTTATTCTGCTGGAAATTGTTAGTCAACTTGGTTTTTTGGtgctttattttaattaattatttatctaAAGGTTATCCGCGAGTCAGCTGGAAATGCACAAATGGGCGACCGTCCTTTTTACGATTATCTTGAGGGGTGTCTTCGCCACAAAGCAGAGATGGTGATTTTTGAGGCTGCCAGAGCAATTACAGAGCTCCATGGCGTGACCACCAGAGAACTGACTCCTGCAATCACAGTTCTTCAGCTATTTTTGAGCTCTTCCAAGCCAGTGCTAAGATTTGCTGCTGTCCGCACTTTGAACAAGGTTTCCCTCTCCTCCTTCTACTGTACTACAAGTTGCATTTGAAATTTATGATAATTTGATATAATGTTATTTTAGTTTCTCTTTTGTTGGTAAATGAAATCAGACTGACCTTCTGTCATGAATTTTGCTCTTGTAGTTTTTAGGTAGATGTGAAATCCTATGTgaaatgaatttgattgtATGATCAATGTATTAACATTTATCCATACTATGTGGCTCTTGATTATCTGgattttttgtgtggaaaaaAGCATGTTGTTCCTTGTTACTTTGATTTTAGTTGTTTTATTGATCCTTGGTAAATATTATTCCTGATATATTATACTAACAAGTTTGAACTTTTTTCAGGTGGCAATGACACATCCAATGGCTGTCACAAACTGCAACATTGATATGGAGAGTTTGATTTCTGACCAGAACAGAAGTATTGCCACACTGGCAATCACCACACTTCTGAAGACAGGAAATGAATCAAGTGTGGATCGCTTGATGAAGCAAATAACTAATTTCATGTCAGATATTGCTGATGAGTTCAAAATTGTAGTTGTGGAAGCCATAAGATCATTGTGTTTGAAGTTTCCACTGAAGTACAGAGCTCTGTGAGTGGGATATCAGAtacagtttttgttttttttgtttcaaaatgTTTGGTTTAATATGGTTATTAGTTTCACTGCACGTattcttatttgtgtatatttTTTCAAGTAACGTTCCTTGTCTCTCGTTTTCCACAGGATGAACTTTCTCAGCAACATTCTCAGAGAAGAAGGTGGATTTGAGTACAAAAAGGCAATTGTTGATTCAATTGTGATTCTCATAAGAGATATCCCTGATGCAAAGGAAAGTGGCTTGCTTCATCTTTGTGAGTTCATTGAAGATTGTGAATTCACCTATCTTTCTACACAGGTGGAATTTTTCTCTATCATAAACTTGTTAAGAATTTAAtacttttaatgttttttggCTGATTGAGTTATTGTATTGTTAGATACTCCACTTTTTGGGTATTGAAGGGCCAAAAACCTCTGATCCAAGCAAATACATACGGTATATTTATAACCGAGTG
Proteins encoded in this window:
- the LOC18767549 gene encoding coatomer subunit gamma isoform X1 — protein: MAQPLVKKDDDRDDEAEYSPFLGIEKGAVLQEARVFNDPQLDSRRCSQVITKLLYLLNQGETFTKVEATEVFFSVTKLFQSRDIGLRRMVYLIIKELSPSADEVIIVTSSLMKDMNSKTDMYRANAIRVLCRITDGTLLTQIERYLKQAIVDKNPVVASAALVSGIHLLQTNPEIVKRWSNEVQEAVQSRAALVQFHALALLHQIRQNDRLAVSKLVTSLTRGTVRSPLAQCLLIRYTSQVIRESAGNAQMGDRPFYDYLEGCLRHKAEMVIFEAARAITELHGVTTRELTPAITVLQLFLSSSKPVLRFAAVRTLNKVAMTHPMAVTNCNIDMESLISDQNRSIATLAITTLLKTGNESSVDRLMKQITNFMSDIADEFKIVVVEAIRSLCLKFPLKYRALMNFLSNILREEGGFEYKKAIVDSIVILIRDIPDAKESGLLHLCEFIEDCEFTYLSTQILHFLGIEGPKTSDPSKYIRYIYNRVHLENATVRASAVSTLAKFGALVDSLKPRVFILLRRCLFDSDDEVRDRATLYLNTLGGDGSVVETDSDVKDFLFGSLDVPLVNLETSLKNYEASEEPFDINSVPKEIKSQPLAEKKAQSKKPTGLGVTPSAPVSTVDAYEKLLSSIPEFSNFGKLFKSSAPVELTEPETEYAVNVVKHIFDSHVVFQYNCTNTIPEQLLENVIVAVDASEAEEFSEVASKPLASLPYDTPGQTFLAFERPEGVPAVGKFSNTLRFIVKEVDPTTGEAEEDGVEDEYQLEDLEVVPADYILKVPVFNFRNAWESMGPDFERIDEYGLGQRESLTEAVNTVINLLGLQPCEGTEVLASNSRSHTCLLSGVYIGNVKVLVRLSFGIDSSREVAMKLAVRSEDEAVSDAIHEIVGSG
- the LOC18767549 gene encoding coatomer subunit gamma isoform X2 — encoded protein: MAQPLVKKDDDRDDEEYSPFLGIEKGAVLQEARVFNDPQLDSRRCSQVITKLLYLLNQGETFTKVEATEVFFSVTKLFQSRDIGLRRMVYLIIKELSPSADEVIIVTSSLMKDMNSKTDMYRANAIRVLCRITDGTLLTQIERYLKQAIVDKNPVVASAALVSGIHLLQTNPEIVKRWSNEVQEAVQSRAALVQFHALALLHQIRQNDRLAVSKLVTSLTRGTVRSPLAQCLLIRYTSQVIRESAGNAQMGDRPFYDYLEGCLRHKAEMVIFEAARAITELHGVTTRELTPAITVLQLFLSSSKPVLRFAAVRTLNKVAMTHPMAVTNCNIDMESLISDQNRSIATLAITTLLKTGNESSVDRLMKQITNFMSDIADEFKIVVVEAIRSLCLKFPLKYRALMNFLSNILREEGGFEYKKAIVDSIVILIRDIPDAKESGLLHLCEFIEDCEFTYLSTQILHFLGIEGPKTSDPSKYIRYIYNRVHLENATVRASAVSTLAKFGALVDSLKPRVFILLRRCLFDSDDEVRDRATLYLNTLGGDGSVVETDSDVKDFLFGSLDVPLVNLETSLKNYEASEEPFDINSVPKEIKSQPLAEKKAQSKKPTGLGVTPSAPVSTVDAYEKLLSSIPEFSNFGKLFKSSAPVELTEPETEYAVNVVKHIFDSHVVFQYNCTNTIPEQLLENVIVAVDASEAEEFSEVASKPLASLPYDTPGQTFLAFERPEGVPAVGKFSNTLRFIVKEVDPTTGEAEEDGVEDEYQLEDLEVVPADYILKVPVFNFRNAWESMGPDFERIDEYGLGQRESLTEAVNTVINLLGLQPCEGTEVLASNSRSHTCLLSGVYIGNVKVLVRLSFGIDSSREVAMKLAVRSEDEAVSDAIHEIVGSG